The following coding sequences are from one Motacilla alba alba isolate MOTALB_02 chromosome 4, Motacilla_alba_V1.0_pri, whole genome shotgun sequence window:
- the NOCT gene encoding nocturnin — MYQSSARCLCSALPALCCAPAAASASRLPLPRRRSHPPPPGPAAPRAAAGGLPAPGTPSRTVCSMGNSTGRLYSVLAKTLSSGAVSQHQDCLEQLDSAQLDPIDPKDLLEECQIVLQKRPPRFQRNFVNLKKNTASNHRPIRVMQWNILAQALGEGKDNFVQCPMEALKWEERKCLILEEILAYKPDILCLQEVDHYFDTFEPLLSRLGYQCTFFPKPWSPCLDVEHNNGPDGCAMFFLKERFELVNSANIRLTAMKLKTNQVAIAQTLKCHETGRLFCIAVTHLKARTGWERFRSAQGCDLLQNLKNITQGAKIPLIVCGDFNAEPTEEVYREFSNSSLNLNSAYKLLSPDGQSEPPYTTWKIRPSGECRHTLDYIWYSQHALNVNSALGLLTEEQIGPNRLPSFNYPSDHLSLVCDFSFNQDPDRLL; from the exons ATGTACCAGAGCTCCGCGCGCTGCCTCTGCTCGGCCCTTCCCGCCCTCTGCTGCGCacccgccgccgcctcggccTCCCGCCTGCCGCTGCCCCGGCGCCGCTCCCacccgccgccccccggccccgccgccccgcgggCAGCAGCGGGCGGCCTGCCCGCCCCGGGGACGCCGTCCCGCACAG TGTGTTCCATGGGAAACAGCACCGGCCGGCTCTACAGCGTGCTCGCCAAGACGCTGAGCAGTGGTGCCGTATCCCAGCACCAGgactgcctggagcagctggactCAGCGCAGCTGGATCCTATAGACCCCAAGGATTTGCTGGAGGAATGTCAGATTGTTCTGCAGAAGCGGCCACCCCGGTTCCAGAGGAACTTTGTGAACCTGAAGAAAAATACCGCCAGTAACCACCGCCCCATCCGGGTCATGCAGTGGAACATCCTCGCCCAAG CTCTCGGGGAAGGCAAAGACAACTTTGTTCAGTGCCCCATGGAAGCTCTGAAATGGGAGGAGAGGAAGTGCCTCATCCTGGAGGAAATCCTTGCATACAAGCCCGACATCTTGTGCCTTCAGGAAGTTGACCACTACTTTGACACCTTTGAGCCGCTCCTCAGCCGCCTGGGCTACCAGTGCACTTTCTTCCCGAAGCCGTGGTCACCGTGCCTGGATGTGGAGCATAACAACGGGCCAGATGGCTGCGCCATGTTCTTCCTCAAGGAACGCTTCGAGCTCGTCAACAGTGCCAACATCCGGCTGACCGCCATGAAGCTGAAGACCAACCAGGTGGCCATCGCTCAGACGCTGAAGTGCCATGAAACCGGGAGGCTCTTCTGCATCGCTGTCACCCACCTGAAAGCCCGCACGGGCTGGGAGAGGTTCcgctctgctcagggctgtgacCTCCTCCAGAACCTGAAGAACATCACCCAAGGAGCAAAGATCCCCCTCATTGTCTGCGGAGACTTCAATGCGGAGCCAACCGAGGAGGTCTACAGGGAGTTTTCAAATTCCAGCCTCAATTTAAACAGTGCATACAAGCTGCTGAGCCCTGATGGTCAGTCGGAGCCCCCCTACACCACCTGGAAGATCCGGCCCTCTGGAGAGTGCCGGCACACGCTGGATTATATCTGGTATTCCCAGCATGCCTTGAATGTGAACTCAGCCCTGGGCTTGCTGACTGAAGAGCAAATTGGGCCCAACAGGCTGCCCTCATTCAATTACCCTTCTGATCACCTGTCCCTTGTGTGTGACTTTAGTTTTAATCAGGACCCTGACAGACTGCTGTAA